From one Neovison vison isolate M4711 chromosome 1, ASM_NN_V1, whole genome shotgun sequence genomic stretch:
- the LOC122899671 gene encoding 60S ribosomal protein L32-like produces the protein MAALRPLVKPKIIKKRTKKFIQHQSDRYVKIKCNWQKLRGIDNRVRRRLKGQILMPSIGYGSNKKTKHMFPCGFRKFLVHNIKELEVLLMCNKSYHAEIAHNVSSKNCKAIVERASQLAIRVTNPNARLHSEENE, from the coding sequence ATGGCTGCCCTCAGACCTTTGGTGAAGCCCAAGATCATTAAAAAGAGGACCAAGAAGTTCATCCAGCACCAGTCAGACAGATATGTCAAAATTAAGTGCAACTGGCAGAAGCTGAGAGGCATTGACAATAGGGTGCGCAGAAGACTCAAGGGTCAGATCTTAATGCCCAGCATTGGTTATGGGAGCAACAAGAAGACAAAGCACATGTTTCCCTGTGGCTTCAGGAAGTTCCTAGTCCACAACATCAAGGAGCTTGAAGTGCTGCTGATGTGCAACAAATCTTATCATGCAGAGATTGCTCACAACGTCTCCTCCAAGAACTGCAAAGCTATTGTGGAAAGAGCATCCCAGCTGGCAATCAGAGTCACCAATCCCAATGCCAggctgcacagtgaagaaaatgaatag